Within the Oncorhynchus masou masou isolate Uvic2021 chromosome 1, UVic_Omas_1.1, whole genome shotgun sequence genome, the region aaaattgatgggaagatggatggagccaaatacaggaccattctggaagaaaacctgatggagtctgcaaaagacctgagactgggacggagatttttcttccaacaagacaacgatccaaaacataaagcaaaatctacaatggaatggttcaaaaataaacatatccaggtgttagaagtccagacctgaatccatttgagaatctgtggaaagaactgaaacctgctgttcacaaatgctctccatccaacctcactgagctcgagctgttttgcaaggaggaatgggaaaaaaaattcagtctctcgatgtgcaaaactgatagagacataccccaagcgacttacagctgtaatcacagcaaaaggtggtgctacaaagtattaacttaagggggctgaataattttgcacgcccaatttttcagtttttgatttgttaaaaaagtttgaaatatccaataaatgtcgttccacttcatgattgtgtcccacttgttgttgattcttcacaaaaaaatacagttttatatctttatgtgtgaagcctgaaatgtggcaaaaggtcgcaaagttcaagggggccgaatactttcgcaaggcactgtatatatatatatatatatatatatatatatatatatatatatatatatatatatatatatatatatatctctttgtatctctctctctctctcgctctctgtctatctgactctctgactctctctctttatatctctctctcgctctctgtctatctgtctatctgactctctctatatctctttgtatctctatctctctctccctaccccttctCTAACTCGCCTAACTAGGTGTTACCTCTCTAATGATGTGATGAAGCTGGTGACCACGGTGGGTCTGTTTGCCCTGGTGTTTGTGTTTAACCTCGGTATGCTGGCTGTGACTATGAGGCGCCTCAAGTCTCTGCGCACTGAACAGACGTCAAGGGAGAAGGGTAGGGCCAGGAGGGACACCTGCACTGTGCTGGGCATCACCTGCCTGCTGGGCATCACCTGGGGCATCATCTTCTTCTCCTTCGGCCAGCTTACCACGCCTGGCCTCTACCTTTTCTGTGTCCTCAACTCTCTACAAGGTAAGAGTCATTATCATGACTCTCATTTATAGAGGCAGGTCAAACTGACTGTGTTTATTATTTAGTAGTAACCTAATGGGACTTCCAAAAACAAACTTTACTGCCATTGTGTGTATGCAATCAGTGTGCTATGTAAGTGAAGGGTTAAACATAATGTTGTTTCCTTGTCTTAGGAACATAACAACTGTGCAGTAATGCAATAATGACCAATAGGTCAACATACAGGATAATCTCctctatttttatttaatttaacctttatctaactaggcaagtcagttaaaaacaaattcttatttacaatgacggcctacaccgtcCAAACCCGGattacgctgggccaattgtgcgccgccctatggtactaccaatcacagccggttgtggtacagcctggattcaaaccagggtgtctgtagtgacacctctagcactgagatgcagtgccttaggctcctgagtggcgcagcggtctatcTTCACATTGACTTTCCCTATGCACTTTTTGCTCTCAGTGGAGACTTTCCCTATGCACTTTTTGCTCTCAGTGGAGACTTTCCCTATGCACTTTTTGCTCTCAGTGGAGACTTTCCCTATGCACTTTTTGCTCTCAGTGGAGACTTTCCCTATGCACTTTTTGCTCTCAGTGGAGACtttctctttatttatttatttgactcaAACAGTACACATCGATTAACGTTTCTATAAATGTGCCAAATTTATCTGGCTAGTTTTTTATCTGTAGTCCCTGGGCAGATAGATAAAATAATTTAGCATCACAACATTCCACATATTTCTTATTTATTTCAGATCCAGTCCCTAGATGTGTCTTCAAGAGCGACTGCCTTTAAAAAGCAATGAATCCCTTTAAAAACAGTGGCATCGATATGAGCCAAAAACATTTATTCTAGTCTCAAAATGGACTACGAAGttgtaaataggatcattttggtcGTAAAGTCAGTCTAATCTAAAACTGAGTTTGGAACATCTGTAAACGGGTAAATGATggttgggttttgatttgatAATGTCCATTTGCCCACTAACATGGGGTGAACAGCTGCAGTGATTGCTCGATCCAGTAGCATAGACAGTGACACAGACCTGCCCAGCAGCTCTTACATGtttttacttgagaaatactgcaccaaacaccttagtTATATATAAAATTGCGCAACTAAAACATCCTCGGCAAAAGTGTAAAAATTAATTAtggatttcttgagttatcttagattcattCTGGGGATTTTGAGGAAGCGAAATAGGCTTCCGCATCTACAGTGTCTCATGGGGGACAAACATCATTAACCAAATGCGGAATCTGTTAGGAAACACCTCCAAGACTGAaatcttgtttttttaaatgagcaACAGGACAAACACACGCACCAATCGGCGTGCTCAGTGGCTCTTTAAAATAATAGAAGTgagaagtaaaaaaaataatagtaATAAAAAAGTAGAATAGGCCTAATTGTGAAAAATAAAAATCACATCGTATAAAATACAAACAACCAAATTGAACAAACAGCAACAAAAACAGCAACAAAAAAAGGTTCATACCCTGCTACCCAGGGTATGAACTTTTTTTGTGAACTCACCAACACTAGCAACACATTTTAAACCTTCTGGAAGTTGTTTCCAGTGCTGAACAGCTTTTTACAGAAAATGCCAACTTTGAATAAGTATTGACATTTGGAATATATTGTGTGGGTTGTGAGAGGTTGAATGAATACTGTAATGAAATTCTGTCTCGAAGGGTAATATGTCTCATCTTCTTTTGTAGGTTTTTTCATCTTCCTCTGGTTTTGTGTGTTCAAATGGAAGACTGAGGACAGCCAACCTGGCAGTGACACTCACTATACGAATTCCAGATCTGCCTGAGGACAAAGTCTGTTGTCAACCAATCCAGCACTGTTGTTATCAATGTTCATTTCAAACTTTATTGCGATTTTTTTTCTTTTGAGAATACGAGCCCTAAACTGTAGACCTTCGAAAATGTCTACAAACCACCCACATGTTTTGTACCAAtacaatattgttatttttttctttttgCGATTGTTTAGTTATGGAATGAAGGAAGGTGTTTTCAGAATTCCTTTCGTATGTGGTTTGTTCAATTCTAAATCATGTGAGCCAACAGGATCTGAGGTAATGTGCTGAGATCCTATCCCTCACTAGTTGATTAACCTGCAACAGAAGATAAATAAGTTTGATCTACACAAAACTGTAGCCTATTCATTGATACTCCGCTCGAGCAAGCTGAAGTCCAGACTAGATTTGCATAAAACAAATGCAATGCCGCCATTTTCCTCCAAAGGTTACATAAAGATATTCAAATGTTGCAGTTATAAAATTTGACTATGAACAGTCATGAAATAAAACAGCTCCAAACATTAGAATAGACTTTTTTTCAAGGCACAGTTGGTAATACAAATGGGATGGGAGTTTACTCTGTCCAGTGATGTGATTATCTCTACAAAGCACACCGTGGTTTCACAGGCCATTTGCTCACCCCACAAGGACATCAAATGTGAGTGAAATTAACTCCTAGCGTCTAAGTaagtgtacgtgtttgtgtgtgaaggAATATGATTCCATCCTATTTCGTCATTGTCAAGTTCAGCTATTGTGTTGATAATGTTGTGTCATTGTCTTACCTGAGTGATGGCAGAGTGATATGTCTGGGAATAAGCAGAGATCACCGTGTTGATTATCAGAACGCATGGCTAGGTTTTGTTAGTGCTGAAGTTTTGTTGAAAACAAGCAGAATGTGTTAGGTATACCTTGTGGTATTAAGTAGTGTTCGCCTCGGTGTCAAGCTGAAATTCTCAGGCTGTATTGTGTACTTTACTGAGTGTGATGTTGAATAAGTGGCAAAGGGCTATGgcagtatgttgaaaacaaggatTACTTTGTAATGTATGTTTTTGGTCATTCATGTTTTCTACTGTTCTACCCTTAAAACAGCCACAATGTTTCCTCTGCGTCTACTTCTACTGATATCTGGAACACTGGCTATGAATTGCTCAAATTCAGGTACGAGCAcatctcaactaaccggtgccccacgcacactgactctgtaccggtaccccctgtatatcgcctcgctattgttattttactgctgccctttacttatttgttacttttatttcttattcttatttttttgtagctattttttatttttttaactgcatttttggttagggcttgtaagtaagcatttcactgtaaggtcttacacctgttgtgttcgggcacatgtgacaaatacaatttgatttgatttgactaatgAGCTCAAACTGCGTTTCGTTTGAATGCACTGTGGGACcaaatcagtggaggctgctgtggggaggacggctcataataatgggtgGAACAGatcaaatggaatggcatcaaacgcaTGGGAACCATGTGGTTGATGTATTTGctaccattccactcattccgctccagccaCTACCACGATGCCGTCCTCCCCAATTGATACGGAGGGCTTAAGTACACTTGATTTGGGTTGATATTGGTACAATTATTTTATGCTGTTGTAATAATTAGGCAAAACGTTGTATATAACCCCTTTCATGGTTGTTGTAACTCATAAATTGAATTGTGGGGTATCAACCAAATAATAATAACTTTATGCACGGTCGAGATGTTGATCTATTGCTATTTCATTTCCATAGATGATACCTTTTATTTAAACACCACAACTGGGGAGATTTCAATGACAATAAACCTGCCAAACAAGACTATCACCATCAACGATAAAGCCGAGGAGGATCTGAAATGCTTTTGGTTCATTGAAAGCTATGTTGAGTGCACCTCAATGAACTTGACCTCTATTAACCTCACTGAGTGTCAGACGGTGCAGATTTCTGTCGTCGAGAACTCAACCAGCAAGTTGATCTTCAACATATGTGAacctaccttttttttttttttttttgtctatttGTAATCTCGAAAATTCTGAATGAAACGTGAAACTGTAGCTGTGATTCCTCTGTGATGTCAGAGGTGTTATATATTCATAACAAAATGACAGTAATAACCCTTACTGAACCGTAACGCTCTTTTTTTTTGTCCCTCAGCTTCCTCCATGTGTGAGGTCACCAAGTGTACTGGGACAGCAATCACTGCCCTGATGAGAGAGATACAAGACCATCCCAGTGAGGGTCCAAAGGATCTTAAAAGGGTCCTGAACATGCGAAATATGTGTGCAGACCTGTTCAAAAATGATTGGACCATGAGGATGATGTTTATTGGGTAAGTGACCAGccaacctgtttccattgactTCTGAAAGAGACGTGACTTTGATGAGCTGCCCTGTTTCTGTGCTGTATTTGCAGCGTTGAACGGGGCCTGATACACAACATGATGAACATCTCAATCACCGGAGAGTCTGTGTACTATGACCTCAGGGATCTGGCTCTGACTGTGTTTAACCTGACTAACCTAACCAGTGCTGATGACAAGATGGTGAAAATAAAAGCCCCAGAGGTAGGGCTGCTGTTATCTGGGTTTGTGTTTAGGCATCTTGTCTCAGATTGAGGTCAGAGAGGCACCCCATCCTATAGAACATGTCTAAGTTCCAAATgtatacactacctttcaaaagttttcggtcactttgaaatgtcctcgtttctgaaagaaaagcacattttgttgtccattaaaataacgtcaaattgatcagaaataaagtgtcaacattgttaatgttgtaaatgattattgtagCTAGAAACGACTGcttgttatggaatatctacataggtgtacagaggctcattatcagcaaccatcactcctgtgttccaatgacacgttgtggtAGCTAaaccaagtttatcattttaaatggctaattgatcattagcaaACCCTTTTGGAATTATGTGagcatagctgaaaactgttgttctgataaaaaaatttaaaaaaacattttttaaatgtacttttctttcaaaaacaaggacatttctaaacttttgaacggtagtgtatgtcctGAGTAAATATGTGGACTGTGTATATTTTAGTTACATATTGTAATACTCTGACTGCAGAAGGGGACCCTCTAATGATAATGAGTATAGTGTGTAAGCTAGGTATTTTCCTTTCTCGCTGAAATGATTCAGCTCCTCCCTGAGAACAAATCTTACATTCCGGAAACATGGATCCCTATTGATGCACTCCAGAACATCCCAGAGGAAAATAGGAGAGTGGGCGTGGTCACCTATAAATCACCCAATCAGTTCTTGGTAGGACTTCTCATATTGAGCATCTATTCTATAATTTAATTCAATCATTCTTCCAATTCAGTAAATTCAAATAAATCAAACATTTTGTGGTTTGATGGACTGGGCTTTCATGAAATCGCAACCCTCATCGCAACCCTCATAATCCTCCATGTCATTATCACCCTCTTCTATCCAGGTTAAAGAGGAACTCGTGAGAACCATGGCCATACGGATAGAGATGGATGGCGGCAGACAACTTGAGAACTTGATCACTCCACTCAAGATGAAGTTCAAATTGCTTGACCCTATAATACCAGTAAATTGTTGTCATAAGATTTAGGATGTTCCTGTAATTGTGACATACAAATATTTTGAGATAGTGACAGATTCttggttgttttggctctgtactccaggactatgaggttaaagtgcagactgtcaaaCCCACATTTTCGGGCATTTTCATCCCATATCGGGTGAACTGTTTCGAAATTACAGCCCTTTTTGTATATAGTCtctccattttaggggaccaaatgTATTGGGACTCATTCATTTATATGTGTATTGAAGTaatcaaaagtttagtatttggtcccatattcccaGCACACAAttattacatcaagcttgtgaatcTACAAacctgttggatgcatttgctgtttgttttggttgtgtttcagattactttgtgcccaatataaatgaatggtaaataatgtgttGTTTCAttctggagtcacttttattgtaaataacaatataatatgTCTCTTAATACTTTAACACATTAATGTAGATGCTACCATcattacggatagtcctgaatgaatcgcgAATAATGTTGAGTGAGAAAGTTGCGGACGAACAAGTATCATCCCCCCCAACAAAAATGcgaacctcccctgttattgtaatagtgagaggtttgcatgtcttgggggtatgatatttgtgtatctgtaactttctcactcgtcATTATTAGtgttctaaacggttcacccgatttggatgaaaataccctcaaatgaaagGGGACAGTCTGCATTTGAACCTCATAGTCATCACATCCAAAatactggagtacagagccaaaacaacaaaaaatgtgttactgtcccaatacttttgtagTTCACAGTGGATTCTATTAATGCATTACCGAATCAGTGATTATTTTTTTCTCTACAGGTGAATTACAGCCTGTCGTGTCAATATTTCAATGAATATGGTGGGTTGATTTCTGTTACAGTATGTAGGCCTACAGTAACTGTGTTTACATAAAACTACAGTCCATTGCATACCACAGTCCTTTGCATAACATTATCTTGTTGCCTCATATGGCAATAGAAGCTGTACACGTAGTGACTGCATTTGTGAATGACTAAAAAAGGGTACTCTCTTCCACACAGGGAACATAAGCCTCCCAGACACTGTCTTTTGGAAAACGGATGGATGCGTTACTAAGATCAACGACAGCATGGTGGAGTGCCTCTGTAACCACGCTACGCCGTTCGCCGTGCTGCTGGTGAGCCATTTATATCCACCAATTCATCTACATCATCCTATCATAAATGTCACCTGGTGATAGTCGTCGTGCCGTATCCATTCTTATCCCTTCCAGATCGCCGACCTATCTATTGACGGTGTGCACTGGCAGGTCTTGTCTTACATCAGCTACATTGGCTGTGGCTTGTCGGCCTTCTTCACCGCCATATCCTTCCTCACCTACGTCATCACCACGTATGTGACCCCCACCTCACCAAAATGCCGCCTGCCCACTTTTCCCTTCGTTCTCCATTTTGAATTGGATCTCTTCCGCTGTAATGTTTCATCCCGTGTCTATTTCCGCATGGCCCTTGTAGTCCCTGCGCCTGGATAGATGACTGCACCCGTACTAGTCATCTATCCACgctgttttatcagttgtctgaTACGGTTGTGCCCTTGCTTTAGGAACTCCAGGGTGGACAACGCCAACAGCATCCACGTGTCACTGAGCGGGGCTTTGTTCCTGCTCAACACCTCTTTCCTGCTCAACGAGTGGGGGGCCAGTCTGGGCATCAGGGGCGTGTGTGTCTTCATTGCGGCGGCCATTCACTACAGCCTCCTCAGCTGTTTCACCTGGATGGCCATTGAAGCTGTCCACCTGTATCTCCTCCTGGTCAAGGTGTTCAACACCTACTACCGACACTATATGGCCAAGCTGTCTGCCATTGGCTGGGGTAAGTGAATCAGTTATAAACATGCTCATTCAGGTGAGAGACACAGTGGAACAAGAGTTTGCGGACACGGAACCGTGGTCGGACATGTGAATACGCCCATCCTGTGTGTGCACTGTTCAGGACTCCCTGGTATCGTTGTGGGAGTTTCATTGGCGGTCAAGGATATCAAACCGTTATATGGACCTACAGAAATGACTATGGCAGACACTAACCAGACAAATACAATGTGAGTAAATGTTATCTTTCTCTTTTTGAACGTTCACTTTTTATCAGTACAATTTCAGGGGTGGCCCAATGTACAGCATATTGATATTCCTAATGAACGTTCTATGTGGAGAATGTTGAGGACAAGGTGAACATGACAAGGTGAATATGATTATGTGTATTGGTAAAGACCAGATGCAGTTTGTCCAGTAGAATCACAGTTTAATCACTGTCACTGCATTTTAACCAGggctctctccccaccccagctGCTGGATCACGGACATCCCCTTCTTCTACAGTATGAACCTGGCCTATTTCACCATCATCTTTGTCCTTAACTCTGGCATTCTGTTAACGGTGACCAACCGGATCTGCCAGCTGCAGCGCTATGGCAGTAAGGGCAAGCCTGGGAAGGCAAGCCTGGCCTGGAAGGACATCGGCACCGTCCTGGGTCTGACCTGCCTGCTGGGCATCACCTGGGGCCTGGCCTTCCTCAGCTATGGCTATGTCAACCTTCCCATCCTCTACCTGTTCAGcattttcaactccctccaaggTGACCCAGGGAACATCACAAAagacagggacagaaagagaTAGTAAAGCTGATGTTGAGGggtggaagggaagagagtggagTTCAAATGAGATTATGTACAAATTGAGAGGAGTGTCAGGTAGAGAAAAGGTGGCCCTATGATCTTGAAAGCACCTATTATTGAGCACCTATGTGGGTGGAGTCTGAGTGAtgatctgtctgtgtttctctctcgaAGGATTCTTTATATTCCTATGGATCTGTGGCACTGCCAGGAAAGACAGGGAGCGGGCGGCGAATACCAAGAGCACATCAGCAGCTCTGAACACCTCTACAGCCAAACCCAAGGAGGAGATGTTCCCTGGCAACAACCCCTACCAGTAAACAATATCTGTCCACAATGGAGATCACCCATATCTTCTTAGATGGCAAGGGGAGTTTTGGCTTTTGTGTCTAATGGCATATGcattgtctctttctttctctttcaaaTTGAGTTATGGTTTCTACACCGGTTGTGTGCGTGTGAGTacatgtgctgtgtgttttgggcttttgTGGCCTTGTGGATGGAGCAGATGactacgggtctcgtcccgtgtgttaatcatcgTGCGCGTTTGTTATTTAtttgaggtactcctcgctcttttgtttgggtttcaaccctgtgtctttgttacgtgtttgtttggtcttcgtccatgtgcctttacacggcacgccgtaatttggggctgaataaaaaaaactattacgcattcctgcgcctgtctcccgaatcCATTTATACCAACGTGACATGCATTTTCTTCTGTATCATTCCAATGTATTTATTGGGAAAGTGCTTTGAGGGAATAATTTTACTTGAAGTGTACGTTGTTTATGATTATCAACCTTCATTAAATATCCGATCTCAAGTTGCGGAACTGACTGGTGCATAATTAGTCAGTGGCAGACCAAAGGATTTAGTTTCCTGCATAAACCTTTTCACACCGCCTCATCATTATTAGTTTCGCAATCAATCACTTGATTTTCTAACTCGACTATGGAAAGTGTGTTGCAATCTGGTAATGTTTTCTATGTTTCAACTAATATCACTTCTGCAGAAAGTGTCTCACTGGGAGCACTAGGTTCTCAAATGCACACACGATTTCTCATTTGCATATGATTGTGAAACAGAGACATCCTCTTTTCTAGCAATTTTCTGGTGAGTGGCAGAATGAGTCTTAGAGGTGCTGAGAAATGCCACCGTATAcgatttgttgttgttgatgattctCACTGAAATGTTTTGATTATATTGATTTACCTAACAttaaccccccaccccaccctcacCCAAAGGACTACAAAGGACATACGCTTTCAAGCTATTGTGTTATTCTTGATGATTTTTCTTAAATTGTATGTGGAGACGTCTTATGAACAGtatgtttgtatttatttatattgtcTAATAAATATAAGTGTTGTATTCATTACATGCTGTGTCTACAATAGCCTACTTTTATTCTCCCAGTTTTGTAATGCCATAGCCTACAGTATACTCAATTAACTTCCTGCACATACAAATATGTCCAACCCCCTCTCTAATTATAATAATGATATGAAACCAGGAAACAACAACACACGAATATCAACTAACAAGACAGACCATTTGCCCATCAGCAGTCACAGACtgaaagaaggagagagtgatgAAGACCAGTTATTTAATTCTAATATTTATATGCATCCCTGCAACCCTGAGAACCAATGGTAAGCTCCTGTTTGTTTCTATGTGTTGAGCAAGTGTTCAAATGGATGGTGCGTGTGGATGAGTATAGTTTGAGGTTATGTAAACATTTTTGAACAAACATGGACATCAGTGAAAAGGGGTGGACCAGTTAATTGTATATCTGGGGTGGCCAATCCTGGCCTGGGGAACTATCGTTTTCAAATAAGATACCTAATCAAGGTCTGTTAAGAAATATACACGATTAGTTCAACCAGTTCTCAACAGGGCTGAAAAAAAGCATGCACTCACTGTGGTTCTCGAGGGCCAGGGTATGCCACCCCGGATTGACGTGGTCCCCACTGAGTTTTTGTCATCATCATTGGCTTTAGTGCCGATAGTAGTTTTTCATCTGTTTGTTTTGATGTGTTTGTCTTGAGATTAAGCATTGGTACCTTGTATGGATTTTTGTCGTTTTCAGAGTGACATAATGATTAACCTTGTCAATAACGTTTCCAGACAATCTTCCAAACTGTAAAGATACTCTTCGAGATTGTCTTCGCACCGAAGTGGTGTGGACCAGGTACTCCAATAAAAGCCCTTATCCACTATTGTAATGGGATTTTAATGTGCCGCGGATATTACAAAAAAAGCCAGTACCTGTTTATCCTTTTAACTACACAGTTAAACATCTAGCTAGTCCATATGGGAATGTCCATTAAGTTGACGTTTTAGTAATTTAGCGCTTTCATCCAGAGCACCTTATAGTAGTGAGTGGACACATATTTGTACTTTTACATACTTGTCCCCCGAGGGAAACAAACCCACAATCCTgacgttgcaagcaccatgcgctaccaactgagctataTGGGATTTGATAACCATTTGATATCCATTCATTACATTGATTAAGTTGAATATAAGAAAAGGGGTTCAAATCATGTTAAATGATGTGTTTTCGGTAGGTGTTACGAGGATAGAATTACAATATGCATTCTAATGACCAGAATGCCCAtcccaaacttctacagatggtCTGTCAACTCATCCAATAAGGTGAGATCATGAATTCATTGCTGTTGATCTCACAACCTTCTGGTTCAGCCATATATACCAGGGTGCAGCAACAAAGACTTCAGACACAGTCGAGTctcttgtttatttttttttattgctcCGTATTGCAATTTTCGGTATTTCCGATGGATATGTTGCACTTAAAACTGTAATGTCCATTAATTCCACCATAGGCAGAAGAGAGCACGAATTCTGGACACAGAGTGCACATTCCTGCACATGCTCTCCAGAGAAGCAAGAGGAACGACTCTTATGGCACTGACTATGTGCAAATTACAATGGCTGTACTCAACAGCTCTCTATTCAAGGTTGGTAACTGACTCAAACAGTAGGCTATTCTTAGGTTTAGCTGAAACCAACCAATGGTAATGGACAAAATAGTACCACTATCCGGTATACAATTCAGCACTACAGTAAAACAAtgaatatattatttagtatcaTGAAGTCATTTATTGAGGAAGGGTTTTATGAAAATGAAAGGCACATAAGACCTCTCTGAATGACGTTTGCTCGTCTGCTGCTGCTTTCTGTTGCACTTCCCTCCAATGTTACCAACAGCTTAGTCCGGTTCGAGGCTCTAGATCAGGGGAAGTCCTGGGGCAGTCTGTGCTGGCTGTGAGGGTGGGGGACCACAGTGTGAGTGACCTTGACCAGCCTGTCAGAATCGCCTTCAGAAACACAAATGTGGTGGGTGAATGGAGTCCACTTGAACGTTCGACACTTACTGGTGGAATGTGACTGTGCACCTACTGTATCTCTGAGACAAATATTAGTCGAGTCTATACTTCAATGAACAGTGTGTGTTTTACATTGCCTTTGTTTCAGACTGAGAGAGGGACTTGTGTTTTCTGGAAGGACTCAGAAAATAAAAATGGCGAAGGTAGGGGCTGTGGCTTGACTCATCTTTTAGTGATGGAACCACTGCGGTGGACTAGCATGTTcttttcctgtgtgtgtgggcATTTGTGGGTGTGTGGTTGGGTGTTGTACTCTTGTACCTttgctatatgtgtgtgtgtgacttttgTGGCTTTTCTGTCTGCAGGGGACTGGAGCTCAGAGGGTTGTACAACCACCCTCATTCACGGAGAGTTTGTGTGCAGCTGTAACCATCTCAGCTTCTTTGCCGTGCTCGTGGTAAATACGTGCTACAGTTGTTGTTTAGGTCATTACTTTAGTTATTTGAATAACTCTATACAAATCATAACTGTGTAATACATGCAAAGACTGATATAGAAGTCTTCAAAACACTcactttaaagggatagt harbors:
- the LOC135547195 gene encoding adhesion G-protein coupled receptor G2-like, whose protein sequence is MGWEFTLSSDVIISTKHTVVSQAICSPHKDIKSTMFPLRLLLLISGTLAMNCSNSDDTFYLNTTTGEISMTINLPNKTITINDKAEEDLKCFWFIESYVECTSMNLTSINLTECQTVQISVVENSTSKLIFNISSSMCEVTKCTGTAITALMREIQDHPSEGPKDLKRVLNMRNMCADLFKNDWTMRMMFIGVERGLIHNMMNISITGESVYYDLRDLALTVFNLTNLTSADDKMVKIKAPELLPENKSYIPETWIPIDALQNIPEENRRVGVVTYKSPNQFLVKEELVRTMAIRIEMDGGRQLENLITPLKMKFKLLDPIIPVNYSLSCQYFNEYGNISLPDTVFWKTDGCVTKINDSMVECLCNHATPFAVLLIADLSIDGVHWQVLSYISYIGCGLSAFFTAISFLTYVITTNSRVDNANSIHVSLSGALFLLNTSFLLNEWGASLGIRGVCVFIAAAIHYSLLSCFTWMAIEAVHLYLLLVKVFNTYYRHYMAKLSAIGWGLPGIVVGVSLAVKDIKPLYGPTEMTMADTNQTNTICWITDIPFFYSMNLAYFTIIFVLNSGILLTVTNRICQLQRYGSKGKPGKASLAWKDIGTVLGLTCLLGITWGLAFLSYGYVNLPILYLFSIFNSLQGFFIFLWICGTARKDRERAANTKSTSAALNTSTAKPKEEMFPGNNPYQ